One region of Microbacterium rhizosphaerae genomic DNA includes:
- a CDS encoding gamma-glutamyl-gamma-aminobutyrate hydrolase family protein — protein MRPLIGLTMYRQPASWGTWRDVDADLLPADYARAVRAAGGLPVLLPSPSPDGTGDAATTAPEVMARLDGLLIAGGADINPARYGQEPDPHVVRWYDDRDAWELALLAAADAVALPVLGICRGMQLLAVAAGGSLVQHLPDVVGHDRHSGGDGYEHVPVDIAQGHRISQLLGSHVVAPCHHHQAVAQHPGYVATARDADGVLQAMEKEGEPFRVGVQWHPETSDEVGLFSGLVAAAAAWARGRADAAG, from the coding sequence ATGCGTCCTCTCATCGGGCTCACGATGTACCGCCAGCCCGCGTCGTGGGGGACCTGGCGGGATGTCGACGCCGACCTGCTGCCCGCGGACTACGCGCGCGCCGTCCGCGCGGCCGGGGGGCTGCCCGTGCTGCTGCCCTCGCCGTCCCCGGATGGGACAGGGGATGCGGCCACGACGGCGCCGGAGGTGATGGCGCGCCTCGACGGCCTGCTGATCGCGGGCGGAGCGGACATCAATCCCGCGCGCTACGGCCAGGAGCCGGATCCGCACGTGGTGCGCTGGTACGACGACCGCGACGCGTGGGAGCTCGCGCTGCTGGCGGCGGCGGATGCAGTGGCCCTGCCGGTGCTCGGCATCTGCCGTGGCATGCAGCTGTTGGCCGTCGCGGCCGGGGGCTCGCTCGTGCAGCACCTGCCGGACGTCGTCGGCCACGATCGCCACAGCGGCGGTGACGGATACGAGCACGTGCCCGTCGACATCGCGCAGGGCCACCGGATCTCGCAGCTGCTCGGCTCGCACGTCGTGGCGCCGTGCCATCATCACCAGGCGGTGGCGCAGCATCCGGGATACGTGGCGACCGCCCGCGACGCCGACGGCGTGCTGCAGGCGATGGAAAAGGAGGGTGAGCCGTTCCGGGTCGGTGTGCAGTGGCATCCGGAGACCTCCGACGAAGTCGGTCTGTTCTCTGGGCTCGTCGCTGCGGCGGCCGCGTGGGCTCGCGGCCGGGCCGACGCGGCTGGCTAG
- a CDS encoding ParA family protein, with product MAAGATKAKTEDEGPIGPTGRPYHGFPTPPHLDSHGPARIIALCNQKGGVGKTTTTINLAAALAGYGRKVLAVDFDPQGALSAGLGIQTHEIPTIYDLLLDGKRPARDVIVASRVENLDVLPANIDLSAAEVHLVSEVARETTLARVLRPVAADYDVILIDCQPSLGLLTVNALTASHGVVIPLECEFFALRGVALLIETIDKVRDRLNPSIRLDGVLATMYDPRTLHSREVLERVVDAFGDDVLETVIGRTVKFPDASVAGEPITEFAPGHAAAQAYLRLARELVARGAVA from the coding sequence GTGGCGGCAGGCGCGACGAAGGCGAAGACCGAAGACGAAGGACCCATCGGTCCGACCGGTCGCCCCTATCACGGGTTCCCCACCCCGCCGCACCTCGACTCCCACGGTCCCGCGCGCATCATCGCGCTGTGCAACCAGAAGGGCGGCGTCGGCAAGACGACCACGACCATCAACCTCGCGGCAGCCCTCGCCGGGTACGGCCGCAAGGTGCTCGCGGTCGACTTCGACCCGCAGGGAGCCCTCTCCGCGGGCCTGGGCATCCAGACGCACGAGATCCCGACGATCTACGACCTGCTGCTGGACGGCAAGCGTCCGGCGCGCGATGTCATCGTCGCGTCGCGCGTCGAGAACCTCGACGTGCTGCCCGCCAACATCGACCTGTCGGCCGCCGAGGTGCACCTGGTCAGCGAGGTCGCACGTGAGACGACGCTGGCCCGCGTGCTGCGCCCGGTCGCCGCGGACTACGACGTCATCCTCATCGACTGCCAGCCCTCGCTGGGCCTGCTGACCGTCAACGCGCTCACGGCGAGCCACGGCGTCGTCATCCCGCTCGAGTGCGAGTTCTTCGCCCTGCGCGGAGTGGCGCTGCTCATCGAGACGATCGACAAGGTGCGTGATCGGCTCAACCCGTCCATCCGCCTGGACGGCGTGCTCGCCACGATGTATGACCCGCGCACGCTGCACTCGCGCGAGGTGCTCGAGAGGGTGGTCGACGCGTTCGGCGACGACGTGCTCGAGACCGTGATCGGCCGCACCGTCAAGTTCCCGGATGCGTCGGTCGCCGGGGAGCCCATCACCGAGTTCGCGCCGGGGCACGCCGCCGCGCAGGCCTACCTGCGACTGGCGCGGGAGCTGGTCGCGCGTGGCGCCGTCGCCTGA
- a CDS encoding 3-oxoacyl-ACP reductase: protein MGKLDGKVGVITGGCSGIGLATARKFIAEGATVVIGDVDQVNGPRLADELGGSFVFVDVTDAEQVEGLFAHAKERYGRIDIAFNNAGISPASDDSILKTGMDAWNLVQDVNLTSVYLCCKAVLPYMLEQGSGSIINTASFVAIMGAATSQISYTASKGGVLAMTRELGVQFARKGIRVNSLCPGPVNTPLLQELFAKDPERAARRLVHVPMGRFAEPEEIANAVAFLGSDESSFITATDFLVDGGLSNAYVTPLDSDFE from the coding sequence ATGGGAAAGCTCGACGGCAAGGTCGGCGTCATCACGGGCGGATGCAGCGGCATCGGTCTCGCGACGGCGAGGAAGTTCATCGCCGAGGGTGCGACGGTCGTGATCGGGGACGTCGACCAGGTCAACGGACCGCGGCTCGCGGACGAGCTCGGCGGGTCGTTCGTCTTCGTCGACGTCACGGATGCCGAGCAGGTCGAGGGGCTCTTCGCGCACGCGAAGGAGCGCTACGGCCGCATCGACATCGCGTTCAACAACGCCGGCATCTCGCCGGCATCCGACGACTCCATCCTGAAGACCGGCATGGATGCCTGGAACCTGGTGCAGGACGTCAATCTGACGAGCGTCTACCTGTGCTGCAAGGCGGTGCTGCCCTACATGCTCGAGCAGGGGAGCGGGTCGATCATCAACACCGCATCCTTCGTCGCGATCATGGGCGCGGCGACCTCGCAGATCTCCTACACGGCGTCGAAGGGCGGCGTGCTCGCGATGACCCGTGAACTCGGTGTCCAGTTCGCACGCAAGGGCATCCGGGTGAACTCGCTGTGCCCGGGACCGGTCAACACGCCCTTGCTGCAGGAGCTGTTCGCAAAGGACCCGGAGCGCGCCGCCCGCCGGCTCGTGCACGTGCCGATGGGCCGGTTCGCCGAGCCGGAGGAGATCGCCAACGCGGTGGCCTTCCTCGGCTCCGACGAGTCGAGCTTCATCACGGCGACCGACTTCCTCGTGGACGGTGGCCTGTCGAACGCGTACGTGACACCCCTGGACAGCGACTTCGAGTGA